A single region of the Thermoanaerobaculum aquaticum genome encodes:
- a CDS encoding thioredoxin domain-containing protein, with the protein MRPRRANRLAAAESPYLRQHGYDPVDWYPWGQEAFQKAKTEDKPIFLSIGYATCHWCHVMARESFADPEVASFLNRHFVAIKVDRQEFPQVDEVYMRAALALGGHGGWPLSVFCTPEGLPFFAGTYFPPKPRGGLPSFRQVLESVVAFWQSKRSELEEQREGLLSLLVPPSPAPGNLDLAALKGEALARLEAEFDEENGGFGGAPKFPLPAQLGFLLHLARQGNAKAQLMLTRSLEGMAQGGIRDALFGGFHRYSTDERWFIPHYEKMLPDNALLAQLYLEAGHLFRVTRWREVGRKTLHFLRSLFRQEESLMAWAPVDLSGIPHPFFVAGWDADTHGEEGKTFTFSLAELAEALTPEQLELLQKLSPFPWSHSPRPLALPPLDAEVARELRLPWPVAKKELTKALARLKRLAQGKGLPAVDRQAVSAWNAMAVWAFCRFLQQQKPGRALLFPVDTMLFVPLEDNDDEELSGVPSPDRAWSASVAFARYISRDTYLLSAAEALWQFRWPKPGSIPRTIVKGCPHSPETLEDLAWAAWAFLEVFLTTGASFWLSRVARLLERRVPHYRGAQGELFTTPDDQSVFPIRQRNPYDGAHPNPGAVLCRTLYRLFWLTGNETFRTWADEALAAEAQFVAASPHNATSWLLAAEEGQKTSVLVVAGSPRWASTQALIRTAHRHPHKPHMVVFLDQWPPTRHELFWLPVFQDRPAAGKEQAQAYLCRGSECFPPVSSPGELRRLLTETAGT; encoded by the coding sequence ATGAGGCCCCGGAGAGCAAACCGCCTGGCGGCAGCCGAAAGCCCGTACCTGCGGCAACACGGCTACGACCCGGTGGATTGGTACCCCTGGGGCCAGGAAGCTTTCCAGAAGGCTAAAACGGAAGACAAACCCATCTTCCTCTCCATCGGTTACGCCACCTGCCACTGGTGCCACGTCATGGCCCGGGAAAGCTTCGCCGATCCCGAGGTGGCAAGCTTCCTCAACCGGCACTTTGTGGCCATCAAGGTGGACCGCCAGGAGTTCCCGCAGGTGGACGAGGTGTACATGCGGGCAGCGTTGGCTCTGGGGGGGCACGGCGGCTGGCCCCTGTCGGTGTTCTGCACCCCCGAAGGGTTGCCCTTTTTTGCCGGCACGTACTTTCCCCCCAAACCCCGGGGCGGGCTCCCGTCCTTCCGGCAGGTGCTGGAAAGCGTGGTGGCCTTCTGGCAATCAAAACGCTCTGAACTGGAAGAACAGCGGGAGGGGTTGCTTTCCCTGCTGGTTCCCCCTTCCCCGGCGCCCGGAAACCTCGACCTTGCAGCCTTGAAGGGCGAAGCCTTGGCCCGTCTGGAAGCGGAGTTCGATGAAGAAAACGGCGGGTTTGGGGGAGCCCCAAAGTTTCCGCTGCCGGCCCAGTTGGGCTTCCTCCTGCACCTCGCCCGCCAGGGCAACGCCAAAGCCCAGCTCATGCTCACCAGGAGCCTGGAAGGCATGGCACAGGGAGGCATCCGCGACGCGCTCTTCGGGGGCTTTCACCGCTATTCCACGGACGAACGCTGGTTCATCCCCCACTACGAAAAGATGCTCCCGGACAACGCCCTCCTTGCCCAGCTTTACCTGGAAGCGGGCCACCTCTTTCGGGTTACCCGCTGGCGGGAGGTGGGAAGGAAAACCTTGCATTTCTTGAGGTCCCTCTTTCGCCAAGAGGAAAGCCTCATGGCCTGGGCACCGGTGGATTTGTCGGGGATCCCCCACCCGTTTTTCGTTGCCGGCTGGGACGCCGACACCCACGGGGAGGAAGGAAAAACCTTCACCTTTTCCCTTGCGGAGCTTGCCGAAGCTTTAACCCCGGAGCAGCTTGAGCTCCTCCAAAAGCTCAGCCCCTTCCCCTGGAGCCATTCCCCCCGACCCCTGGCCTTGCCTCCCCTGGATGCGGAGGTAGCCCGGGAGCTTCGCTTGCCCTGGCCGGTAGCAAAAAAGGAACTTACCAAGGCCTTGGCGCGGCTCAAGCGCCTCGCCCAGGGCAAGGGGCTGCCGGCGGTGGACAGGCAAGCGGTAAGTGCCTGGAACGCCATGGCGGTTTGGGCCTTCTGCCGCTTCCTGCAACAGCAAAAACCGGGGCGAGCGCTGCTTTTCCCCGTGGACACAATGCTTTTCGTTCCCCTGGAAGATAACGACGACGAGGAGCTCTCGGGGGTTCCCTCGCCAGACCGGGCCTGGTCGGCGTCAGTGGCCTTCGCCCGCTACATCAGCCGGGATACCTACCTGCTTTCCGCCGCCGAAGCGCTCTGGCAGTTTCGCTGGCCCAAGCCCGGAAGCATCCCCAGGACCATCGTCAAAGGGTGCCCCCACAGCCCCGAAACCCTGGAAGACCTGGCCTGGGCTGCCTGGGCCTTTTTGGAGGTCTTCCTCACCACCGGTGCAAGCTTTTGGCTGTCTCGGGTGGCGAGGCTGCTGGAGAGGAGGGTCCCCCACTACCGCGGTGCTCAGGGAGAGCTCTTCACCACGCCCGATGACCAATCGGTGTTCCCCATCCGTCAGCGAAACCCTTACGACGGGGCCCACCCCAACCCGGGAGCGGTGCTGTGCCGCACGCTCTACCGGCTTTTCTGGCTCACCGGCAACGAAACCTTCCGCACCTGGGCCGATGAGGCTCTGGCCGCCGAGGCTCAGTTTGTGGCGGCAAGCCCCCATAACGCCACCAGCTGGCTTCTGGCTGCCGAAGAGGGGCAAAAGACCTCGGTGCTGGTGGTGGCGGGCTCTCCGCGGTGGGCCAGCACCCAGGCCCTCATCCGTACTGCCCACCGTCACCCCCACAAACCCCACATGGTGGTCTTTCTGGACCAGTGGCCGCCCACCAGGCACGAGCTTTTCTGGCTTCCAGTTTTCCAAGACCGCCCCGCTGCCGGCAAGGAACAAGCGCAGGCTTACCTCTGTCGGGGGAGCGAGTGCTTTCCCCCGGTTTCCAGCCCCGGGGAGCTCCGGCGCCTCCTCACCGAAACCGCCGGGACCTAA
- a CDS encoding lysophospholipid acyltransferase family protein, translated as MGERGAYRAGWVLGAALRVYRRFLRWQVVTPGPLPQPCILAVWHGRLLGVLLHQTGSGMVTMASLSTDGALAAGAVAALGCRAVRGSASRGGSQALRALKRALQAGAPLAGLTVDGPKGPWRKVKPGVVAAARWLGVPIVPASFTASRVRLLASWDRMVVPKVAARVVVGYGPPLFPGDLPEDMEAACQKVGEAIDALTSRLDRELLGVALWPEVTP; from the coding sequence GTGGGTGAACGCGGGGCGTACCGAGCGGGGTGGGTGTTGGGCGCCGCCTTGCGGGTTTACCGGCGGTTCCTCCGGTGGCAGGTGGTGACCCCGGGACCACTGCCCCAACCCTGCATTTTGGCGGTCTGGCACGGAAGGCTCCTGGGGGTACTTCTTCACCAAACCGGCTCCGGCATGGTGACCATGGCTTCGCTGTCCACCGACGGGGCTTTGGCTGCGGGAGCGGTGGCGGCGTTGGGGTGCCGGGCGGTGCGGGGCTCGGCCAGCCGCGGCGGCTCCCAGGCCCTGCGGGCGTTGAAGCGTGCCTTGCAGGCAGGGGCACCGCTGGCGGGGCTTACCGTGGACGGCCCCAAAGGGCCGTGGCGAAAGGTGAAACCGGGGGTGGTGGCGGCCGCCCGGTGGTTGGGGGTTCCCATTGTGCCCGCCAGCTTCACCGCCAGCCGGGTGCGGCTGTTGGCCAGCTGGGACCGAATGGTGGTGCCCAAGGTGGCGGCGCGGGTGGTGGTTGGCTACGGTCCGCCACTGTTTCCCGGCGATTTGCCAGAAGACATGGAAGCCGCATGCCAAAAGGTGGGGGAGGCCATTGATGCCCTGACCTCCAGGCTCGACCGCGAGCTTCTGGGTGTTGCCCTTTGGCCCGAGGTGACGCCGTGA
- the guaB gene encoding IMP dehydrogenase has translation MVVNEIPLALTFDDVLLLPARSAVHPAEVDVSSRLTRDIVLRVPILSAAMDTVTEARMAIAMAQHGGIGVIHRNMSIDRQAEEVDMVKRSESGMIVDPVTIRPDQLVREALALMARYRISGLPVVDEQGQLKGILTNRDLRFCTDEDRPISDFMTKENLITAPVGTTLEQAKAILHKHRIEKLLVVDSEGNLKGLITVKDIKKAQEYPHACKDSMGRLRVAAAVGAGKDLADRCRALVSARVDVLVLDSSHGHAEAVLAAARWIKEHFPEVPLVAGNVATYEGARDLITLGVDAVKVGVGPGSICTTRVVTGAGVPQITAIMECARACREADVPLVADGGIKYSGDITKALAAGADTVMIGSLFAGVDESPGEQILYQGRTFKAYRGMGSLGAMREGAGARERYFQEEEELTKLVPEGIEGMVPYKGPLSAQLSQLVGGLKAGMGLCGCRTVAELQQKARFVRITQAGLRESHAHDVIITKEAPNYRVE, from the coding sequence ATGGTGGTCAACGAGATTCCTCTGGCCTTGACATTTGACGACGTGCTTTTGCTCCCTGCCCGCTCGGCGGTGCACCCGGCGGAGGTGGACGTTTCCTCCCGGCTTACCCGCGACATCGTTTTGCGTGTCCCCATCCTTTCCGCAGCCATGGACACCGTCACCGAAGCGCGCATGGCCATTGCCATGGCCCAGCACGGCGGCATCGGGGTAATCCACCGCAACATGAGCATTGACCGGCAAGCGGAAGAGGTGGACATGGTCAAGCGCTCGGAGTCGGGGATGATCGTGGACCCCGTCACCATCCGCCCCGACCAGCTGGTGCGCGAAGCTCTAGCGCTTATGGCTCGCTACCGCATTTCCGGCTTGCCGGTGGTGGACGAGCAGGGCCAGCTGAAGGGCATCCTCACCAACCGGGACCTGCGCTTTTGCACTGACGAAGACCGGCCCATTTCCGACTTCATGACCAAGGAAAACCTCATCACCGCTCCGGTGGGCACCACCCTGGAGCAAGCCAAAGCCATCCTCCACAAGCACCGCATCGAAAAGCTGCTGGTGGTGGACAGCGAGGGCAACCTCAAGGGCCTCATTACCGTGAAGGACATCAAGAAGGCCCAGGAGTACCCCCACGCCTGCAAGGACTCCATGGGACGTTTGCGGGTCGCGGCGGCGGTGGGAGCCGGAAAGGACCTGGCCGATCGCTGCCGGGCGCTGGTTTCGGCACGGGTGGACGTTTTGGTTTTGGACTCCAGCCACGGCCACGCCGAGGCGGTGCTGGCTGCCGCTCGCTGGATCAAGGAGCACTTCCCCGAGGTGCCGCTGGTGGCCGGCAACGTGGCTACCTACGAGGGCGCCCGGGACCTCATTACCCTGGGGGTGGATGCCGTGAAGGTGGGGGTGGGGCCAGGGTCCATCTGCACCACCCGGGTGGTCACCGGCGCCGGTGTTCCGCAAATCACCGCCATCATGGAGTGCGCCCGCGCTTGCCGGGAAGCCGACGTTCCCCTCGTTGCCGACGGCGGCATCAAGTACTCCGGGGACATCACCAAGGCTCTGGCCGCCGGCGCCGACACGGTGATGATTGGCTCGCTCTTTGCCGGTGTGGACGAGTCCCCCGGTGAGCAGATCCTGTACCAGGGTCGAACCTTCAAGGCCTATCGCGGCATGGGCTCGCTGGGGGCCATGCGGGAAGGGGCTGGCGCTCGCGAGCGCTACTTCCAGGAGGAAGAAGAGCTCACCAAGCTGGTGCCCGAGGGCATTGAGGGCATGGTGCCGTACAAGGGACCGCTTTCGGCTCAGCTTTCCCAGCTGGTGGGTGGTCTCAAGGCCGGCATGGGCCTTTGCGGCTGCCGTACCGTGGCCGAACTGCAGCAAAAAGCGCGGTTCGTGCGCATCACCCAGGCGGGGCTGCGGGAATCCCACGCCCACGACGTCATCATCACCAAGGAAGCCCCCAACTATCGGGTCGAGTAG
- a CDS encoding multiheme c-type cytochrome, with the protein MKASYGLVAGAFLLAAVGSSNAQHSYIGAEKCKMCHKLQYDSWLTTRHAKATETAKASTKWKFDASCLSCHATNKDEALSGVQCEACHGPGSDYKTMSIMKDREKAVANGLIIPTQETCNSCHDGKDHHKPVKFDRELVHAHKK; encoded by the coding sequence ATGAAAGCAAGCTACGGACTGGTTGCGGGTGCTTTTTTGTTAGCAGCGGTGGGCTCGAGCAACGCGCAGCACAGCTACATTGGGGCGGAGAAGTGCAAAATGTGCCACAAGCTGCAGTACGATTCGTGGCTTACCACCAGGCATGCCAAAGCCACGGAAACCGCTAAGGCCAGCACCAAGTGGAAGTTTGATGCGTCCTGCCTTTCTTGCCACGCCACCAACAAGGACGAGGCGCTTTCGGGTGTGCAGTGCGAGGCGTGCCACGGCCCGGGTTCGGATTACAAGACCATGTCCATCATGAAGGACCGGGAAAAGGCCGTTGCCAACGGCCTCATCATTCCCACTCAGGAAACCTGCAACAGCTGCCACGATGGGAAGGACCACCACAAGCCGGTGAAGTTTGACCGCGAGCTGGTGCACGCCCACAAGAAGTAG
- a CDS encoding cytochrome c3 family protein, which translates to MAEGTLRKMSWAKRLQIIAIAVAVLAAVFFGFLEYTQRPQFCVTCHYMEPYYQSWQQSSHNQVSCLKCHYPPGFKSVIRAKIVAISQVVQYVTKTYGTKPWAEVEDAACLRSGCHETRLLAGTVPFGPDGTIRFDHSHHLKDLKRGKQLRCTSCHAQIVQGQHLTVTPSTCFLCHFKSVSWQQDLSRCQTCHDVTKIPANRFDHRHILANKVDCKRCHGDITRGTGEVPRQHCLSCHNEADRLAKYEDLDLVHSTHVTKHKVECSECHIEITHSIRKVSLAEGLNCRDCHSGTHENQLRLYVGASAVEPHRSPEPSPMYQVNVHCVGCHTSERELAEGGKVRATTPESCDTCHSPGYGQILQGWRALLAQRLPETERALAAVTPAVKGRAELQESLKLALGKVDEVKAGHGVHNIGFAMALLAEAQNEALKLAKAAGLKLEVSGVPEAQVMKANECRLCHLEPPTATLSFAGKPFPHGPHARAVEQCTACHTPRSDHGKTTLKPEDCARCHGGVEMPHPAGFRRQAKATLERVGVAACATCHKGERAEACQPCHTTAPADKEVDGVRFSHAKHLSHPEVRCVACHSAWPDHGRVTVGKAQCTACHGGVAMPHPGDWAETHPAFARENGVDSCEKCHAGGMSGEFCGACHG; encoded by the coding sequence ATGGCCGAAGGAACCTTGCGTAAAATGAGTTGGGCCAAACGATTGCAAATTATTGCAATCGCTGTCGCGGTCCTGGCTGCGGTGTTTTTCGGGTTTTTGGAATACACCCAGCGGCCACAGTTCTGCGTTACCTGCCACTACATGGAGCCTTACTACCAGTCCTGGCAGCAATCTTCCCACAACCAGGTGAGCTGCCTCAAGTGCCATTACCCTCCCGGTTTCAAGTCGGTTATTCGCGCGAAAATCGTTGCGATCTCGCAGGTGGTGCAATACGTGACCAAGACCTACGGCACCAAACCCTGGGCGGAGGTGGAAGATGCGGCGTGCTTGCGTTCCGGTTGCCATGAGACCCGGCTTTTAGCCGGCACGGTGCCCTTTGGCCCCGACGGCACCATTCGCTTTGACCACTCCCATCACCTCAAGGATCTCAAGCGCGGCAAGCAACTGCGCTGTACCTCCTGCCACGCTCAAATCGTGCAAGGACAGCACCTTACGGTGACTCCCTCCACCTGCTTCCTGTGCCACTTTAAGAGCGTGTCTTGGCAGCAGGACCTTTCTCGCTGCCAGACCTGCCACGACGTCACCAAAATCCCAGCCAACCGCTTTGACCACCGCCACATCTTGGCCAACAAAGTGGACTGCAAGCGGTGCCACGGCGACATTACCCGTGGTACCGGGGAGGTTCCCCGCCAGCACTGCCTTTCCTGCCACAACGAAGCTGACCGCCTGGCCAAGTACGAGGATTTGGACCTCGTCCATTCCACCCACGTGACCAAGCACAAGGTGGAGTGCTCCGAATGCCATATCGAAATCACCCACTCCATTCGCAAGGTGAGCTTGGCGGAAGGCCTTAACTGCCGGGACTGCCACTCGGGGACCCATGAAAACCAGCTGCGGCTTTACGTGGGGGCTTCGGCGGTGGAGCCCCACCGCAGCCCTGAGCCCAGCCCCATGTACCAGGTGAACGTCCACTGCGTGGGCTGCCACACCAGCGAACGGGAGCTGGCGGAGGGCGGCAAAGTGCGGGCCACCACGCCGGAATCCTGCGATACCTGCCATAGCCCCGGCTACGGCCAGATCCTCCAGGGGTGGCGGGCGCTTCTCGCCCAGCGCTTGCCGGAAACCGAAAGGGCTTTAGCTGCAGTAACACCCGCCGTTAAGGGGCGCGCCGAGCTGCAGGAGAGCCTCAAGCTTGCCCTGGGCAAGGTGGACGAGGTGAAGGCTGGCCACGGCGTGCACAACATTGGCTTTGCCATGGCGCTTTTGGCGGAAGCGCAAAATGAGGCGCTCAAGCTAGCCAAGGCGGCGGGCCTCAAGCTGGAGGTTTCCGGGGTGCCCGAGGCCCAGGTGATGAAGGCCAACGAGTGCCGGCTTTGCCACCTGGAGCCTCCCACGGCAACTTTGAGCTTTGCCGGCAAGCCGTTCCCCCACGGCCCCCATGCCCGGGCGGTGGAGCAGTGCACCGCCTGCCACACCCCCCGCTCGGACCACGGGAAGACCACCCTCAAGCCCGAGGATTGCGCCCGCTGCCACGGTGGGGTGGAGATGCCGCACCCGGCTGGTTTTCGTCGGCAAGCCAAGGCCACCCTGGAGCGGGTAGGGGTGGCGGCGTGCGCTACCTGCCACAAGGGTGAGCGGGCCGAGGCCTGCCAGCCCTGTCACACCACCGCTCCGGCCGACAAGGAGGTGGACGGCGTGCGGTTTTCCCACGCCAAGCACCTCTCCCACCCGGAGGTGCGCTGCGTGGCGTGCCACAGCGCTTGGCCGGATCACGGCCGGGTGACGGTGGGCAAAGCCCAGTGCACCGCCTGCCACGGCGGTGTGGCCATGCCCCACCCCGGCGATTGGGCCGAAACCCACCCGGCCTTTGCCCGGGAAAACGGTGTGGATTCCTGCGAGAAGTGCCACGCTGGGGGCATGAGCGGGGAGTTCTGCGGAGCCTGCCACGGGTAG
- a CDS encoding cytochrome c3 family protein → MRHLLLAIWEGIIEHRRALLLLLAWIAAVVFVFHAVFFFASSSSSLCESCHIMKPYVEMWRQSTHRDVACVYCHTEYRYVLSRTYLKYALGIYTTQLRAEVPDGRCLACHEKQNLDTDKVFLKDIHFSHQDHLGEMRRGKRLHCTSCHSGLVMGETEAATHVGVDEAVCFTCHFKGAEQGQAVTGCLVCHGPPKVVVTHQGFQFDHGTYLQRGVRCETCHTEVTRGDANVPVERCAACHVSRAEAIGDSQRIHEIHLRKHAIDCKRCHNRMEHGKIAMAAALGERCENCHKPEHTAQEQMYVGIGGKGVPDMPSTMFLARVACDSCHAEPGSDPRVGAEKLRASCVHCHGAGYDRMVDDWIRELGELRGLVERALAQAENNVTRMGTRGQQYRRGLEEAWHNVRFVTRGHGEHNVRYAVELLRYALEQARRVPGVAVPSSPILASESGYCRVCHSTSHLALRLEFANMGFEHSRHLGAGLSCDSCHSVEEHGKTTIVAEGCMSCHHSPKQAQPCSRCHQAQASLAAGEAVGTGFKGDPDPMAAAGVECSGCHDLKRQEPLVASVQKACVSCHEEGYDAMLVEWINEDQNRLQELAVLLAKAKAAKVNPEALREAEALYNALLKAKGVHNMDLAAKAAARIRSLVGQAIPTSR, encoded by the coding sequence GTGAGGCACCTGCTGCTCGCCATTTGGGAAGGCATCATCGAGCATCGCCGCGCTCTCCTCCTGCTTCTGGCGTGGATTGCAGCTGTGGTTTTTGTTTTTCACGCGGTGTTCTTCTTTGCTTCTTCCTCCTCTTCGCTTTGCGAATCCTGCCACATCATGAAACCGTACGTGGAAATGTGGCGGCAATCTACCCATCGGGATGTGGCTTGCGTTTACTGCCATACCGAATACCGCTACGTGCTTTCCCGCACGTACCTCAAATACGCGTTGGGGATTTATACGACCCAGTTGCGGGCGGAAGTCCCCGACGGCCGCTGCCTGGCCTGCCACGAAAAGCAAAACCTCGACACCGATAAGGTGTTTTTGAAGGACATTCACTTTTCGCACCAGGACCACCTGGGTGAGATGCGCCGGGGCAAGCGTTTGCACTGCACCTCCTGTCACTCAGGCCTTGTCATGGGCGAAACCGAGGCCGCCACCCACGTGGGGGTGGACGAAGCGGTGTGCTTTACCTGCCACTTCAAGGGGGCCGAACAGGGGCAGGCGGTAACGGGGTGCCTGGTGTGTCACGGGCCGCCGAAAGTGGTGGTCACCCACCAGGGCTTCCAGTTTGATCATGGCACCTACTTGCAGCGGGGTGTGCGCTGCGAAACCTGCCACACCGAGGTCACCCGCGGAGATGCCAACGTTCCGGTGGAGCGCTGCGCGGCCTGTCACGTATCGCGAGCCGAAGCCATTGGCGACAGCCAGCGGATTCACGAAATTCATTTGCGAAAGCACGCCATTGACTGCAAGCGCTGCCACAACCGCATGGAGCACGGCAAGATTGCCATGGCGGCGGCGTTGGGCGAGCGGTGTGAGAACTGCCACAAGCCGGAGCACACCGCCCAGGAGCAAATGTACGTGGGCATTGGCGGCAAGGGCGTTCCCGATATGCCGTCCACCATGTTTTTGGCGCGGGTGGCGTGCGATTCCTGCCACGCGGAACCTGGCTCTGATCCCCGGGTGGGGGCGGAGAAGCTGCGGGCTTCCTGCGTCCACTGCCACGGCGCCGGCTACGACCGCATGGTGGACGACTGGATTCGGGAGCTGGGCGAGCTGCGGGGCCTCGTGGAGCGGGCTCTTGCCCAAGCGGAAAACAACGTAACCCGCATGGGCACCCGGGGCCAGCAGTACCGTCGCGGTCTCGAAGAGGCGTGGCACAACGTGCGCTTTGTGACCCGGGGTCATGGGGAGCACAACGTCCGCTACGCGGTGGAGCTGCTACGCTACGCCCTGGAGCAAGCCCGGCGGGTTCCTGGGGTAGCGGTGCCTAGCTCGCCGATTTTGGCTTCGGAAAGCGGGTACTGCCGGGTTTGCCATTCCACCAGCCACCTGGCTTTGCGGCTGGAGTTTGCCAACATGGGCTTTGAGCACAGCCGCCACTTAGGCGCTGGATTGTCCTGCGACAGCTGCCACAGTGTGGAGGAACACGGGAAAACCACGATTGTGGCTGAAGGCTGCATGTCCTGCCATCACAGCCCCAAGCAGGCTCAACCCTGCAGCCGTTGTCACCAAGCCCAGGCCAGTTTGGCTGCGGGTGAGGCGGTGGGTACCGGCTTTAAGGGGGACCCTGACCCCATGGCTGCTGCCGGCGTGGAGTGCAGCGGGTGTCACGACTTGAAGCGCCAAGAACCGCTGGTAGCCAGCGTCCAAAAGGCCTGCGTGAGCTGCCACGAGGAAGGCTACGACGCCATGCTGGTGGAGTGGATCAACGAGGACCAAAATAGGCTGCAGGAGCTGGCGGTGCTTTTGGCCAAAGCCAAGGCGGCTAAGGTTAATCCCGAAGCCCTCAGGGAAGCCGAGGCTCTTTACAACGCCTTGCTCAAGGCCAAAGGGGTGCACAACATGGACCTGGCGGCCAAGGCTGCAGCCAGGATACGTTCGCTGGTGGGACAGGCAATTCCCACAAGCCGTTGA
- a CDS encoding TolB family protein, producing the protein MRRLVLVSLLIAACVAPKSQLRHDVFFASRPGDPRERHLANLRQLTRGGENAEAYFSFDGGRLIFQSTRPPFACDQIFTMDLQGKNLQLLSTGKGRTTCAYFYPDNRHFIYASTHEQNPQCPPRPSAAGGYVWSLDPNYDIYLASLDDLTPRPLTRTPGYDAEATVSPKGNRIVFTSVRDGDVELYTMNLDGSDVRRITHELGYDGGAFFSPDGSMLVWRASRPAPGKETEEYLALLAQGLVRPSRLEIYVASADGTNVRRLTHNGAANFAPAWHPSGKKIIFVSNLHDPKSRNFDLYLMNLDGTGLERVTYFEDFDGFPMFSPDGKTLVFCSNRYNTKPGETNVFLADWVD; encoded by the coding sequence ATGCGGCGTTTAGTCCTCGTTTCCCTTTTAATCGCTGCCTGCGTTGCACCCAAGTCGCAGCTGCGCCACGACGTGTTTTTTGCCAGCCGTCCTGGGGATCCCCGGGAACGGCACCTGGCCAACCTGCGGCAGCTCACCCGGGGTGGTGAAAACGCCGAAGCGTACTTTTCCTTTGACGGTGGCCGCCTGATCTTTCAGTCCACCCGCCCACCCTTTGCCTGCGACCAAATCTTCACCATGGACTTGCAGGGGAAAAACCTCCAGCTGCTTTCCACCGGCAAGGGGCGAACCACATGTGCGTACTTTTACCCCGACAACCGCCACTTCATTTACGCTTCCACCCACGAGCAAAACCCCCAGTGCCCACCGCGCCCCTCCGCGGCCGGGGGCTACGTGTGGTCCCTGGATCCCAATTACGACATTTACCTCGCCTCTCTGGACGACCTCACCCCCCGCCCGCTCACCCGCACCCCAGGTTACGACGCCGAAGCCACGGTGTCGCCCAAAGGGAACCGCATCGTGTTCACTTCGGTACGGGATGGCGATGTGGAGCTTTACACCATGAACTTAGACGGCTCCGACGTGCGCCGCATCACCCATGAGCTGGGTTACGACGGCGGGGCGTTCTTTTCACCCGATGGCTCCATGCTGGTCTGGCGGGCCTCCCGGCCGGCTCCCGGGAAGGAAACCGAGGAGTACCTCGCGCTTTTGGCCCAGGGGTTGGTGCGCCCCAGCCGCCTGGAGATTTACGTGGCCAGCGCCGACGGCACCAACGTCCGCCGCCTCACCCACAACGGCGCTGCCAACTTTGCTCCAGCCTGGCACCCCTCAGGGAAGAAAATCATCTTTGTTTCCAACCTTCACGACCCGAAAAGCCGCAACTTCGATTTGTACCTCATGAACCTCGACGGCACCGGCCTGGAACGGGTCACCTACTTCGAAGACTTTGACGGCTTCCCCATGTTTTCCCCCGACGGCAAGACGCTGGTGTTTTGCTCCAACCGCTACAACACCAAGCCCGGGGAAACCAACGTGTTCCTGGCGGATTGGGTAGACTAG